The Candidatus Neomarinimicrobiota bacterium genome has a window encoding:
- a CDS encoding purine-nucleoside phosphorylase, whose translation MAIVLGSGLSDFADTLENLTVVPYDAIPHYPQPTVPGHVGKLVFGIAGRLPVIAAQGRFHYYEGHPLEIVTLPIRVFARLGVESVIITNAAGCVNPDWHVGDLMLITGHLDYTFRDNAAD comes from the coding sequence GTGGCCATCGTCTTGGGCTCCGGCCTTAGCGATTTCGCCGATACTCTCGAGAATCTCACCGTGGTCCCCTATGACGCGATCCCCCACTATCCTCAACCGACGGTGCCCGGACACGTGGGTAAGCTGGTTTTCGGCATAGCTGGCCGGCTGCCGGTGATCGCCGCCCAGGGGCGCTTCCACTACTACGAGGGCCATCCCCTCGAGATCGTCACCCTGCCCATCCGCGTCTTCGCCCGCCTGGGGGTCGAATCCGTCATCATTACCAATGCCGCCGGCTGCGTCAATCCTGACTGGCACGTAGGTGACCTCATGCTCATCACCGGTCACCTGGACTACACCTTCCGGGACAACGCCGCAGACC